A portion of the Granulosicoccus antarcticus IMCC3135 genome contains these proteins:
- a CDS encoding cysteine protease StiP domain-containing protein → MSPALSTTIAGSYKPEDVTFLLKPVQIVPTDIETKERLIQSGTAHYSEMISEERRPDERYLKIFEQARSKGQDRIAREISGLARRIAERVAEGSLDRQITLCSLVRAGVPYGVLLQRELSAIGVDTLHYGISIIRDRGLDRNAVEFILGKRPVGGVVFVDGWTGKGAISTELDKSWLEITGRQAAELVVLADPGGFATLSGSHEDWLIPSGILGANVSGLISRSILNADVIGPDDFHGSVSVDHLADIDVSLDFVDRITQLMPEYREAAEPLAASQDRAALRARALASVRAIAQLYKVDNLNRIKPGIAEATRAVLRRKPQKAFVRSFDDPDLEALIHLCRTDGVDLVEDAALTGPYRAITLIEKLA, encoded by the coding sequence ATGTCCCCAGCACTTTCGACCACCATTGCCGGATCCTACAAACCGGAGGATGTTACATTTTTACTCAAGCCGGTGCAGATTGTCCCGACTGACATCGAGACCAAAGAGCGGCTGATTCAAAGCGGCACTGCGCATTATTCCGAGATGATTTCAGAGGAGCGCAGGCCAGACGAGCGCTATCTGAAAATCTTTGAACAGGCTCGCAGCAAAGGCCAGGATCGCATCGCACGAGAGATTTCCGGTCTTGCCCGGCGCATTGCTGAGCGTGTGGCTGAAGGTTCGCTTGATCGGCAGATCACCTTGTGCTCGCTGGTCCGAGCCGGCGTGCCTTATGGGGTTTTGTTGCAGCGTGAGTTGTCAGCCATCGGTGTTGACACCCTGCATTACGGTATATCGATCATCCGTGATCGAGGGCTTGATCGTAATGCGGTGGAATTCATTCTGGGCAAGCGACCCGTGGGTGGGGTTGTCTTTGTTGACGGGTGGACTGGCAAGGGGGCGATTTCAACGGAGCTGGATAAATCCTGGTTAGAGATAACGGGCAGGCAAGCTGCGGAGCTAGTCGTTCTGGCAGACCCTGGTGGGTTTGCAACCCTGTCTGGTTCGCACGAGGACTGGTTGATTCCATCTGGCATTCTGGGGGCTAACGTTTCGGGTCTGATCAGCCGCTCTATCCTGAATGCAGATGTTATCGGTCCTGATGATTTTCACGGATCGGTGTCGGTGGATCATCTGGCTGATATCGATGTGTCGCTGGACTTTGTCGATCGCATAACGCAGCTAATGCCTGAGTACAGGGAAGCGGCTGAACCGCTGGCAGCATCGCAAGACAGGGCCGCGCTGCGCGCCCGGGCGCTTGCTTCGGTGCGTGCCATTGCACAGCTTTACAAGGTTGATAATCTTAATCGAATCAAGCCGGGTATTGCCGAGGCAACGCGGGCTGTCTTGCGTCGAAAACCTCAAAAGGCATTCGTACGCTCGTTTGATGACCCTGATCTTGAAGCCTTGATCCATCTATGTCGCACGGACGGTGTCGATCTGGTAGAAGATGCAGCATTGACCGGACCCTATCGGGCTATTACGTTGATCGAGAAGCTAGCCTGA
- a CDS encoding HpcH/HpaI aldolase/citrate lyase family protein — protein sequence MQFDFSSYALGATLYMPIVHHRVPAYLRGELEFPSTSVVLCLEDALAENDVARGIVTLKNLLRTCPINSKTRVFVRPRSLEMGLQLAEFSGIDKIEGFVAPKIVPETAAAWMDLAQSANLRIMPTVESSEFFDPGRITALREALDNYDKRLIAAIRLGGNDLLAAMALRRQSGITSWEGPLAWVLAMASSMLISAGYPVAAPVFDIIEDIETLKREVAQDVAAGFISKTAIHPAQIPHIHDAFRVSGKDIHQAQAILQEGAGAVFQIGGIMCEPSTHRAWAERVLARYEVFGMQEIAGRRLSLEG from the coding sequence ATGCAATTTGATTTTTCATCGTATGCACTGGGTGCTACGCTTTATATGCCCATTGTGCATCATCGCGTGCCTGCCTATTTGCGCGGCGAGCTTGAATTTCCCTCAACCTCCGTTGTACTTTGCCTCGAAGATGCGTTGGCAGAGAACGATGTGGCGCGCGGCATCGTGACGCTGAAGAATCTTTTGCGCACTTGCCCAATCAATTCGAAAACCCGCGTGTTCGTGCGTCCGCGCTCTCTGGAAATGGGATTGCAGCTTGCCGAATTCAGCGGGATCGACAAGATCGAAGGCTTTGTAGCGCCGAAGATCGTGCCTGAGACCGCAGCAGCCTGGATGGATCTGGCACAGTCAGCCAATCTTCGGATCATGCCGACAGTGGAGAGCTCAGAGTTTTTCGATCCGGGTCGTATAACGGCTCTGAGAGAGGCGCTGGATAATTATGACAAGCGCCTGATCGCTGCCATCAGGTTGGGTGGGAATGATTTGCTGGCAGCTATGGCTTTGCGCCGCCAATCTGGCATCACCTCATGGGAAGGCCCGCTGGCGTGGGTGTTGGCGATGGCCTCTTCCATGCTGATTTCGGCGGGATACCCGGTTGCGGCACCCGTGTTCGACATCATCGAGGACATTGAGACGTTAAAACGGGAGGTTGCTCAGGATGTGGCGGCCGGATTCATTTCTAAAACCGCGATCCATCCGGCGCAGATCCCCCACATTCACGATGCCTTTCGAGTTTCTGGCAAAGACATACATCAGGCACAAGCGATTCTGCAGGAAGGGGCTGGTGCGGTCTTTCAGATCGGCGGAATAATGTGTGAGCCTTCTACGCACAGGGCATGGGCAGAAAGAGTGCTTGCCAGATACGAGGTCTTTGGCATGCAGGAAATCGCAGGACGGCGCCTGAGTCTGGAAGGCTGA
- a CDS encoding phosphoribosyltransferase domain-containing protein → MNPLNDAAASVTASVAAGAVKTPRRHELEAGVLSLVTSQSEAQDIFKIAERINPKRAFLFVSTLLGRHIPVDPVEHRAALQTLADGVQTHLLDGPVFVMGFAETAVGIGAGVFDCLRMGNPARNIGYLTTTRFPARGASEWFSIEEGHSHAVDHTILEPGPGVVQQGADATLVLVDDETTTGKTFSELAAGLCAQSQQFGRVVLVTLTDWSDDQAQTAVEGIFKGADVCSVTLQKGSWSWTPKENWTPSALPGGCKAHRSPWIPDADQTFAAPRLGLASSAARQSGEDILSDLQRSGLRSTGAGDKVLVVGAGEHVWQPMLAAEALCERGIHARFITTTRSPILQGDTIRQKVSFPDHYGQGFWMYMHNVTPSDWDRILFFTETGVDGLPAELIDWLGQVDVIDGSGAVTVLKSAVGAA, encoded by the coding sequence TTGAACCCGCTAAATGATGCGGCTGCAAGTGTGACTGCAAGTGTGGCTGCAGGCGCAGTCAAGACGCCTCGCCGCCATGAGCTGGAAGCTGGTGTTCTGAGCCTTGTGACATCTCAGTCCGAGGCTCAGGATATTTTCAAAATTGCTGAGCGCATCAATCCCAAGCGCGCATTTCTATTTGTTTCCACCCTGCTTGGAAGGCACATTCCGGTTGATCCGGTAGAGCACCGGGCCGCTCTGCAGACACTTGCAGACGGTGTCCAGACACATCTTCTGGATGGCCCGGTCTTCGTTATGGGTTTTGCAGAAACTGCTGTGGGTATCGGAGCGGGTGTCTTTGATTGCCTCAGGATGGGAAATCCTGCGCGTAATATCGGCTACCTGACGACAACACGCTTTCCTGCACGGGGTGCGAGTGAATGGTTCTCGATTGAGGAAGGCCATTCGCATGCGGTGGACCACACCATTCTTGAGCCAGGTCCAGGAGTTGTACAACAGGGAGCTGACGCCACTTTGGTACTCGTCGATGACGAGACTACAACCGGCAAGACGTTCTCGGAATTGGCGGCAGGTCTGTGTGCGCAATCACAGCAGTTCGGGCGGGTAGTGCTGGTCACGCTCACGGATTGGTCCGATGACCAGGCACAGACGGCTGTCGAGGGTATTTTCAAGGGTGCTGATGTTTGCAGTGTGACCTTGCAAAAGGGATCCTGGAGCTGGACGCCGAAAGAGAACTGGACGCCGTCGGCCCTTCCAGGTGGCTGCAAAGCGCACCGTTCGCCCTGGATACCTGACGCTGATCAGACATTTGCAGCGCCTCGTCTGGGTCTGGCCTCTTCAGCAGCAAGACAGTCCGGTGAGGACATCCTGAGCGATCTGCAGCGTAGTGGTCTGCGCTCTACCGGCGCTGGAGATAAAGTGTTGGTGGTGGGCGCCGGCGAACATGTCTGGCAGCCGATGCTGGCAGCAGAAGCTCTGTGCGAGCGTGGTATTCACGCGCGTTTCATTACAACAACACGCTCGCCGATTCTTCAGGGCGACACTATTCGTCAAAAAGTGTCTTTCCCGGATCACTACGGCCAGGGCTTCTGGATGTATATGCATAACGTCACCCCCTCCGATTGGGATCGTATTCTGTTTTTTACCGAAACCGGTGTGGATGGATTACCCGCAGAGCTGATTGACTGGCTGGGTCAGGTCGATGTCATTGACGGATCGGGTGCCGTTACCGTTCTCAAGAGTGCTGTGGGAGCTGCATGA
- a CDS encoding RNA-guided endonuclease InsQ/TnpB family protein translates to MKSTCIKVLKVRVKDRHAPLLRSMATEVNQVWNYCNDLSDRMIRERGRWMSGFDFSAYTAGASKQFEHIGSSTIQEIAEHYASKRFSAKRRKLRWRKSFGDKRSLGWVPFKARAAHWKHGQVFFAGSHFKVWDSFGLANYKFRAGCFTEDARGRWYFCICVSVDRTCPKGQDSIGIDLGLKTVATCSDGTVLEGRWYRHLEGKLAKAQRARRKRRTRAIHAKIRNRRADALHKFSRHLVNRCGEIYVGDVSSSKLTKTTMAKSVLDASWASFKTMLDYKSQQAGIVYREINEAYTTRACSECGGLCGPQGIRALSVRDWQCVECGVQHDRDVNAARNILRLGAGHCAP, encoded by the coding sequence GTGAAATCAACATGCATCAAGGTTCTCAAAGTCAGGGTAAAAGATCGCCACGCGCCGCTTTTGCGCAGCATGGCGACTGAAGTCAATCAGGTATGGAACTACTGCAACGACCTGTCTGATCGTATGATTCGGGAGCGTGGTCGGTGGATGTCCGGATTTGACTTCTCTGCTTACACGGCGGGTGCCTCGAAGCAGTTCGAGCACATTGGCAGCAGTACGATTCAGGAAATTGCCGAACACTACGCCAGCAAACGCTTCTCGGCAAAGCGTCGCAAGCTGAGGTGGCGCAAGAGTTTTGGCGATAAACGCTCGTTGGGATGGGTGCCCTTCAAGGCTCGGGCAGCTCACTGGAAGCACGGGCAGGTCTTCTTTGCAGGTTCTCACTTCAAGGTATGGGACAGCTTCGGTCTTGCCAATTACAAGTTCAGGGCAGGTTGTTTCACTGAGGATGCTCGCGGTCGATGGTATTTTTGCATCTGTGTCTCGGTTGATCGCACGTGTCCCAAGGGGCAAGATAGTATTGGTATCGATCTTGGTCTGAAAACCGTTGCCACCTGCAGCGATGGCACCGTGCTGGAGGGACGTTGGTATCGCCACCTGGAGGGCAAGCTTGCCAAGGCCCAACGGGCAAGACGCAAGCGGCGCACCCGGGCGATTCACGCAAAAATCAGGAATCGCAGAGCAGATGCCCTGCATAAATTCAGCCGCCATCTGGTCAATCGATGCGGCGAGATCTACGTGGGAGATGTCAGTAGCTCGAAGCTGACAAAAACCACGATGGCCAAGTCTGTGCTTGACGCAAGCTGGGCCAGCTTCAAGACAATGCTCGACTACAAGAGCCAGCAGGCCGGTATTGTCTACCGAGAAATCAATGAAGCCTATACCACGCGAGCGTGCTCCGAATGCGGAGGCCTGTGCGGGCCGCAGGGAATAAGAGCTCTTTCGGTAAGAGACTGGCAATGTGTTGAATGTGGTGTTCAGCATGATCGTGACGTTAACGCGGCTCGAAATATTCTCCGTCTCGGCGCAGGACATTGCGCTCCTTAG
- a CDS encoding tellurite resistance TerB family protein, which yields MLNWLKQNAEQARSKLTAEASKFKNKGFMEAVVNGCALVAAADGNIDASEKQKMAGFIERADELQHFEMRQVIEVFQKAAGDFEFDHGIGKASALKVIGKIKGNEEQARLLVRVVCAIGAADGDFDAQEKAMVSEIVRELGLNAADFDL from the coding sequence ATGCTCAACTGGTTAAAACAAAACGCTGAACAAGCGCGCTCGAAATTAACGGCTGAAGCCTCCAAGTTCAAGAACAAAGGCTTCATGGAAGCCGTTGTGAACGGCTGTGCTCTGGTCGCTGCAGCGGATGGCAATATTGATGCCTCCGAGAAGCAGAAGATGGCAGGCTTCATTGAGCGGGCCGATGAGCTGCAGCACTTTGAAATGCGTCAGGTCATTGAAGTTTTTCAAAAGGCCGCTGGCGATTTCGAGTTTGATCACGGAATCGGCAAGGCATCTGCGCTGAAGGTTATCGGCAAGATCAAAGGCAATGAAGAGCAGGCTCGACTGCTGGTACGCGTTGTTTGCGCTATCGGTGCGGCTGATGGTGATTTTGATGCACAAGAGAAAGCGATGGTTTCTGAAATTGTGCGTGAACTTGGTCTGAATGCTGCCGACTTTGATCTATAG
- a CDS encoding aminotransferase class V-fold PLP-dependent enzyme → MGILFLQGEEDVNGEKVWPLHDSAQLNTPYWDWKPRANPSVFPDHFGGTPPTHHLFGLREAVDMLLEEDMEHVWLRHRILATCVWKAVDAWGAGGQMRCHIPTPAYRSTAVTAIDTGAGDALRLRNWCESKMGVILGVGLKPTPSATLVDNGFRIGHMGHLSPAMLFGTLGCIDAGLKALDIAHGSGALEAASAWIASASVPDQC, encoded by the coding sequence GTGGGAATCCTCTTTCTTCAGGGAGAGGAGGATGTCAACGGTGAGAAGGTCTGGCCACTGCATGATTCGGCGCAGCTGAACACACCCTATTGGGATTGGAAGCCAAGGGCCAATCCATCCGTGTTCCCCGATCACTTTGGTGGCACACCGCCAACGCACCATTTGTTCGGTTTGCGCGAAGCGGTAGATATGTTGCTTGAAGAGGACATGGAGCATGTGTGGCTACGGCATCGCATTCTGGCCACCTGTGTCTGGAAGGCGGTTGATGCCTGGGGTGCCGGTGGTCAGATGCGCTGTCATATTCCCACGCCCGCGTATCGTTCCACCGCGGTTACCGCCATCGATACGGGAGCAGGTGATGCCTTGCGACTGCGTAACTGGTGCGAAAGCAAGATGGGCGTGATTCTGGGGGTCGGGCTAAAACCGACGCCCAGCGCGACGCTGGTAGACAACGGCTTTCGCATAGGCCATATGGGTCATCTGAGCCCCGCCATGTTGTTTGGTACGCTTGGCTGTATCGATGCGGGGCTCAAAGCCCTCGATATAGCGCATGGTTCTGGCGCTCTGGAGGCTGCCAGCGCATGGATTGCCAGCGCCTCTGTACCTGATCAGTGCTAA
- a CDS encoding pyridoxal-phosphate-dependent aminotransferase family protein: MSLAFGRDHLAIPGPSVIPDRVLRAMHRSAPNIYAGPLVDLTAGLLSDLKKIARCEGHAVFYIGNGHAGWEASLCNTLSRGDRILALVTGRFGRGWVQMARGLGIEVETLEFAEAEPAGPTRLQAALQADTKHAFKAVITVQTDTSTSSTNDIPALRQAIDAAGHPALFMVDAIASFACEPMQMHDWSVDVLITASQKGMMTPPGLAIVFIPSIPRIPRRSGRGGIGVLYI, encoded by the coding sequence ATGTCGTTAGCTTTCGGTCGTGACCATCTGGCTATTCCAGGTCCCTCTGTCATTCCAGATCGGGTGTTGCGTGCCATGCACCGCAGTGCGCCCAACATCTATGCAGGGCCTTTGGTGGATCTCACCGCGGGTTTGTTGAGTGATCTGAAAAAGATTGCCCGCTGTGAAGGGCACGCAGTCTTTTATATAGGTAATGGACATGCTGGTTGGGAGGCAAGTCTGTGTAATACGCTGAGTCGCGGGGACCGGATACTGGCGTTGGTCACCGGTCGTTTTGGTCGAGGCTGGGTGCAAATGGCAAGAGGTCTTGGCATCGAGGTGGAAACGCTTGAGTTCGCTGAGGCCGAACCTGCTGGTCCGACACGTCTTCAGGCAGCTTTGCAAGCCGATACCAAGCATGCCTTCAAGGCGGTGATCACGGTGCAGACAGATACCTCCACCTCATCGACTAATGACATTCCAGCCTTGCGTCAGGCCATCGATGCCGCAGGACATCCGGCCCTGTTCATGGTCGATGCCATCGCCTCATTTGCCTGCGAACCCATGCAGATGCATGACTGGAGTGTGGATGTACTGATCACGGCCAGTCAGAAGGGCATGATGACACCTCCGGGGCTTGCCATCGTCTTCATCCCTTCAATTCCAAGGATACCCCGTCGTTCAGGGCGGGGAGGAATTGGAGTGCTGTATATATAG
- a CDS encoding arylsulfotransferase family protein: MCDKQSDTERGENTAPIESTASSQANNAMVEPRGEAIARKVSQFSLRFLGVAVIFGIGVHFANQKYWPYKPITRAKSVLLEAWDVGGFAPENAVGKAPENASRETWTAHHPDALLAGYRAVLGYEPKSGEFGMWIFDSSGAKVHERLLNYDVQDPDGPSGGSEAPHAFHVMKDGSVIVNSDKGDVMTRYDTCGEPMWSRKGSFHHSFAADPRGGLWTWHGEVTAFDQYQFLTRFDPETGETIEEISLIDDIIDTSSENRTIFTIVPGKGFEHYKGRHVVYDRFHPNDLEVLRPEMADAFPQFEAGDLLLSFRNINMVAVLAPDTRQIKWWSHGPWIQQHDPDFTANGEISVYNNNGYRGESSIIAMDPQTRQVRTVEIDPDFRFYSQYMGKHEYLQDGTLQITVPYEGRAMEFDKNGRLLLEINNIFNEGHNAFISDYLWLPEDYFDIAPADFACNNGQPS, translated from the coding sequence ATGTGTGACAAGCAATCCGACACAGAACGAGGCGAAAACACAGCGCCTATAGAGTCAACGGCTTCAAGCCAGGCAAATAATGCGATGGTGGAACCCCGTGGCGAAGCCATTGCCCGCAAGGTATCTCAATTTTCCCTGAGGTTCCTGGGCGTCGCTGTCATCTTTGGTATTGGCGTGCACTTCGCAAACCAGAAATACTGGCCCTACAAGCCGATCACACGTGCCAAGTCAGTACTACTGGAAGCCTGGGATGTCGGTGGCTTTGCCCCCGAGAACGCGGTTGGAAAAGCACCGGAGAATGCTTCGCGGGAAACCTGGACCGCCCACCATCCGGACGCACTGCTTGCTGGCTACCGCGCAGTGCTCGGCTACGAACCCAAATCGGGCGAGTTTGGTATGTGGATCTTCGACAGCAGCGGCGCAAAGGTTCATGAGCGTCTGCTGAACTACGACGTTCAGGATCCGGATGGTCCCTCTGGTGGTTCAGAAGCGCCCCATGCCTTCCATGTCATGAAAGATGGATCGGTCATCGTCAACAGTGACAAGGGTGACGTCATGACTCGTTACGACACCTGCGGTGAACCGATGTGGTCACGCAAGGGTTCCTTTCATCATTCTTTCGCAGCCGACCCACGCGGCGGTCTCTGGACCTGGCATGGCGAAGTAACGGCATTCGATCAATACCAGTTCCTCACCCGCTTCGACCCTGAAACCGGTGAAACGATCGAGGAGATCAGCCTGATCGACGACATCATCGACACCTCCTCTGAGAATCGCACCATCTTCACCATCGTACCCGGCAAAGGATTCGAACACTACAAGGGGCGGCATGTGGTCTACGACCGGTTCCATCCGAATGATCTGGAAGTGCTGCGGCCAGAAATGGCCGATGCCTTTCCCCAGTTCGAAGCCGGTGACCTGTTACTCAGCTTTCGCAACATCAACATGGTGGCAGTACTGGCCCCGGATACTCGCCAGATCAAATGGTGGAGCCATGGCCCCTGGATCCAGCAGCATGATCCTGATTTCACGGCCAATGGAGAAATCTCTGTGTACAACAACAATGGCTATCGAGGCGAATCGAGCATCATCGCCATGGATCCGCAAACTCGCCAAGTTCGCACCGTAGAGATCGATCCCGACTTTCGTTTCTACAGCCAGTACATGGGCAAGCATGAGTATCTGCAGGACGGCACCCTGCAAATAACGGTGCCCTACGAGGGGCGTGCCATGGAGTTCGACAAGAACGGCAGACTCCTGTTGGAAATCAACAATATTTTCAATGAAGGGCACAACGCCTTCATCTCAGATTATCTCTGGTTACCAGAAGACTACTTCGACATAGCGCCGGCCGACTTTGCCTGCAACAACGGACAACCCTCATGA
- a CDS encoding DUF1523 family protein, with protein MKRILTVRNILIAIPLLVLLVGLHYALPQVDVVRAVGVEVKRVDVKESDASQGRTRDVYQLQTETPDGTPKVYRNEDNFLYGKFDSADLQTQIQSFAADKQLVALRHYGWRLKLFSTFPNAIKVWPVEEGYRHIPVFNIVVLAGIGFLIFLVYRRVNSAVDKSRQAIESARAERAEKEAVAAREAQEAASLSREAERKKDSDVDAFLNSDGNNKD; from the coding sequence ATGAAACGTATACTGACCGTTAGAAATATCCTGATTGCGATCCCCCTGCTTGTTCTGCTGGTAGGCCTTCACTATGCGCTGCCACAGGTTGATGTTGTACGGGCTGTTGGTGTCGAGGTGAAGCGCGTCGATGTCAAGGAATCCGATGCCAGCCAAGGCCGTACGCGCGACGTCTATCAACTCCAGACGGAAACGCCGGATGGGACCCCGAAGGTTTATCGTAATGAGGACAATTTCCTCTACGGCAAGTTTGATTCTGCCGACCTGCAGACACAAATTCAATCATTTGCCGCTGACAAGCAGCTCGTTGCACTGCGCCATTACGGCTGGCGGTTGAAGTTGTTTTCCACCTTCCCGAACGCGATCAAAGTCTGGCCTGTGGAAGAAGGATACCGACATATTCCGGTCTTCAATATCGTCGTTCTGGCAGGTATTGGTTTCCTCATTTTCTTGGTGTACCGACGGGTTAACAGTGCTGTTGACAAATCACGTCAAGCCATCGAGTCAGCACGTGCCGAGCGTGCAGAAAAAGAAGCTGTAGCAGCACGTGAAGCCCAAGAGGCGGCATCACTCAGTCGTGAGGCTGAACGCAAAAAGGACAGTGATGTTGATGCATTCCTGAATTCGGACGGTAACAACAAAGATTGA
- a CDS encoding LysR family transcriptional regulator: MSKIDRLEIRQLRILQALLREKNVSRVAQQVGLTQQAVSDQLRKLRDIFDDRLFLRKSNGLIPTPMAEQLGEKIEAILHDFEQLLTPDSFEPHLIDSTYVIAATDYAQQVVLPDLLSKIRQQAPRLKIIIQDLDIDTLNDAMVAGRVNLVVAFPDFVPSNYPCITLFTEHHVCVASKTSSVVGKKLSLEAIARHPQIIASPSRPNFRGSIDSWFEQFGLERNVVISAPCFSIVPLYLETTDAIAFLPSRALIDSKLATIELKESPVSFEVITAWHPRSNQDPLHNWVVDFLRAD; the protein is encoded by the coding sequence ATGAGCAAGATTGATAGACTGGAAATCAGACAGTTACGGATACTCCAGGCGCTGCTGCGGGAGAAAAATGTGTCTCGTGTTGCGCAGCAAGTAGGGCTAACACAGCAAGCGGTGAGTGATCAGTTGAGAAAGCTGAGAGATATCTTTGACGACAGGTTATTCCTTCGCAAGAGTAATGGCTTGATTCCCACCCCTATGGCTGAACAATTGGGCGAAAAAATCGAAGCCATTCTTCACGATTTTGAGCAGCTGCTGACTCCAGATTCCTTCGAGCCGCACCTCATCGACAGCACCTATGTGATAGCAGCCACTGACTACGCCCAGCAGGTCGTACTGCCCGACTTGCTATCGAAGATCAGGCAACAGGCCCCCAGGTTGAAAATTATCATTCAAGATCTGGATATCGACACCTTGAACGATGCCATGGTCGCGGGCCGGGTTAATCTGGTTGTCGCATTTCCAGACTTTGTGCCCAGCAATTACCCCTGTATCACTTTATTTACCGAGCATCATGTCTGTGTCGCGTCAAAAACTTCTTCGGTTGTGGGTAAGAAATTAAGCCTGGAAGCCATTGCGCGCCATCCACAGATAATTGCCTCCCCTTCAAGACCCAACTTCCGGGGCTCGATTGATAGCTGGTTTGAACAATTCGGGTTAGAACGAAATGTGGTGATATCAGCCCCTTGCTTCTCCATCGTGCCTCTCTACCTTGAAACTACTGATGCGATTGCCTTTTTGCCATCCAGAGCATTGATTGACAGTAAATTGGCGACTATTGAGCTGAAGGAATCCCCTGTCAGTTTTGAGGTGATAACAGCTTGGCACCCCCGCTCGAACCAAGATCCATTGCACAACTGGGTTGTCGATTTTTTAAGGGCTGATTGA
- a CDS encoding short chain dehydrogenase, producing MKKVIVIGASGKIGQAALTGLGHHDVVTASRSGNGCDYQVDISDEASIRSLFKEVGSFDAVVNTVGVCEYADFVDMTEQQWMTTVMSKMMGQINLVRIGQEYINDGGSFSLISGILSSKPIAMAIADATTSGAIDTFVKCVAYEMPRGIRINAINPTVIDEAWDVYGEMMAGFQSVPGALVGKAFERSVDGFITGEVIVVDA from the coding sequence ATGAAAAAAGTTATTGTTATTGGTGCATCAGGAAAAATCGGACAGGCAGCATTGACGGGACTGGGGCATCATGACGTTGTCACGGCAAGCCGTTCGGGCAATGGCTGCGATTATCAGGTTGATATAAGCGACGAAGCATCCATCAGAAGCCTGTTCAAAGAAGTAGGTTCTTTTGATGCCGTTGTAAATACAGTGGGTGTATGCGAATACGCCGATTTTGTAGATATGACTGAGCAGCAGTGGATGACCACCGTCATGAGCAAGATGATGGGGCAGATAAACCTGGTACGTATCGGCCAGGAATATATTAATGACGGTGGTTCATTTTCCCTCATAAGTGGCATTCTGAGCTCCAAGCCCATTGCGATGGCTATAGCAGACGCAACCACCAGTGGTGCCATTGATACATTTGTAAAATGTGTTGCTTATGAAATGCCCAGAGGCATTCGCATCAACGCGATCAATCCCACGGTTATTGATGAAGCCTGGGATGTTTATGGCGAAATGATGGCAGGTTTCCAGTCTGTGCCGGGTGCTTTGGTGGGTAAGGCGTTTGAAAGATCTGTTGATGGCTTTATTACGGGTGAAGTGATCGTTGTTGATGCTTGA
- a CDS encoding TerD family protein → MSISLTKGQTVSLEKDSGLSKVFMGCGWDPAQPKKKGFLSGLLGGGGADEIDLDASVIVFDAAKKQIDLIWFQQLKGKDGSIQHSGDNLTGEGEGDDEKIHVDLKALSSEAKYLVFTVNSFRGQTFDEVDNAFARLVDQDKNTEICRYTLNEKGKHTGVVMASMEKTSSGWQLTAHGTPTNGRTAEDLAGAALAVI, encoded by the coding sequence ATGAGTATTTCGCTGACCAAGGGACAGACCGTGTCCCTGGAAAAGGACTCTGGCCTTTCGAAGGTTTTCATGGGATGTGGGTGGGATCCTGCACAGCCAAAGAAAAAGGGTTTTCTCAGCGGTCTGTTAGGCGGCGGTGGCGCCGATGAGATCGATCTAGATGCATCGGTTATTGTTTTTGATGCTGCCAAAAAGCAGATCGATCTGATCTGGTTTCAGCAACTGAAAGGCAAAGATGGCTCCATTCAACACAGCGGTGATAACCTGACAGGTGAAGGCGAGGGTGATGATGAGAAAATTCATGTTGATCTCAAGGCACTGAGCTCTGAGGCGAAGTATCTCGTCTTTACTGTCAACAGTTTTCGTGGTCAGACTTTTGATGAAGTGGACAATGCCTTCGCTCGTCTGGTTGATCAGGACAAGAACACCGAGATCTGCCGCTATACACTGAATGAGAAGGGCAAGCACACCGGTGTGGTCATGGCATCGATGGAAAAAACATCGTCGGGTTGGCAGCTGACTGCCCATGGCACTCCGACAAACGGTCGCACCGCAGAAGATCTTGCCGGTGCCGCATTAGCTGTAATTTAA